CATCCAGTGTCCAAGCGGAAGGAGTCGGTCGTCGAGATCGAACCCTCGGGGATCGTCCTACGGCTGCGGTTGAAGCTCGCCATCGACAACTTCTTCGACCCCGACGTCGACGTCGACGCCCGGATCGATATCGGGATGTCGCCCGAAGGTCAAGTCCTGGCCGTCTACAAGAGCTTTGCGGTCGACGTCGACTGGCCTTGGTGGGTCACGGGCATCACGCTCGGCATCACGAAGATCGTCGAAGAATTCATGGACGGCGCCGTCGAAGGCGCGATGAAGCAGAAGATCCTGAACGACCTCCGTCGCGGCTTCCAAAATAAGGTCGACGCCTTTCCCGGCACGGCCGTCGACCTGGGAACGGCACAGGACGCCGTCCTCGTGACCCTCTGCCAGGACAGGCTCGACTTGCGCGGTCTCCTGTCGGTCCCCTCCGGTCACGACCTCGTGCTGGATCCGGCCTGACCACCCCTCCCCGCCCTCTCCAGCACCCGAAAGCCGGAGAGGGCGGTCCAGCTCCGTGCCCGACCGTGTCTCGCACAGTCGCCAAGCCTTTCTTTAGCGTTATCTTATAAGGAGTTCCCAAGATACTGCCTTGTTTCTTGGACTCTCCTAAAGTACGTTAGGTGTTCCTGCCGTAATCCGTTCACGCAACGTACTCTGAATGACGATGACATCGTATACTTTGGCCCTCTAGGTGTACCAGACTATGCGACAACGAGCGTTCACCCTCATCGAGCTCTTGGTGGTCATCGCGATCATCGCGATCCTCGCCGCCATCCTCTTCCCTGTCTTCGCCGCGGCCAAGGAGTCGGCCAAGCAGACCCAGTGCCTCTCCAACGCCAAGCAGATGGGCACGGGCCTCTACCTGTACCTGCAAGACGACGACGACGTCCTGCCGATGGCCAACTATGACAAGTACTTCAAGGGGCCGCCCTTCACCGAATTCTCGTGGAAGGAGGGTGCGGGCGTGGCCGGCTTGACGTGGGCGGACGTCCTCATGCCCTACATGAAGAACAAGCAGGTGTTCCGGTGCCCGACCGACGCGTCCGGACTGGCGCACAACCCGGAACCGGACGGACCGACGGTGCCTGGCGAGCTCTTGTCGTACGCGTTGAACTATTACTTCTACCGCCTCGACCACGACATCACGCTGCCGGACGGTACGGTCTCCAAGTTCCGAGGAGGGATTTCGGGCGGCAACATCGGCGAGATCACGACCCCGGCCAGCAAGATCTTTATCGCCGAGTCGGCCAGTAACGCCAGCTACGAGATCATCAACCCGAACCGGGCCCACTCGCCTGCCGGCGACAAGATCCTCGACCGCCACCGTGAAGGCTCGGTCTATGTCTACGCCGACACTCACGCCCACTATCACCGCATGTCCAAGTGGTGGAACGACTACACCAAGGCCCAGTGGAGCGACACGCTTTTCGCCGAGACCCTCCCCTGCCCTCAGTGGTTCCCTTACATCCAGGACAGCTCTGAGAAGTGGTGAGCTAGCGCCCCCATTCGAACCCCAGGCCGGGCATGATCCGTGCGCCGTTCGGCGCAGATTTCGTGCCCGGTCGCCCATTCTGACCCCAGAATCCGACGCCCGTCACCGTCGCGTCCTTATCGACGTCCTTGGGTTTGTCGGTCGGATGGAACCGCTCTTCCAGGTCTTTCCGAGACGCCGTGATATCGGCTTCGAGCGGGCTTCCTTTGCAGAGGGCGGGATCAGGCACCTCGACGACGGTCGTCGCTCCGCCAGGACTCTCGATCGTCAGGAAGTAGTCGCCGTCCTTGCGTTTCACGATACTCTTCACCTTGACTTTCAAACGCCACACTTGCGTCTCGAGGGGGCCGACGCGCTGGTCCTGAAAGTCCGGCGAGCTGATGTCGTCCCCGAGGCCCGACGGTCGTTCCATCTTCAGGATGTCCTCGATCGTCGTGTCCTTCGCCGCCAAGACGATGTCCTTTGCGGCTGCATCGAGCCCGTGTTTGACCGGAACCCTTGTCGCCCGGTTCGTGGGGTTGACCGTCTTCGGAGAGTCCCTCGTTACGGGCCCGGGTTTCGGGGCACACCCCGTGACGGTCACGGCCACAAGGGCGGGGGCGACGGCGAAGACGGTCTTCCACTGCATCGTACGGATTCTACGGCCACTCTTCGGCGACATTTCGCCGCACACCTTATGAGTTTTCTTATCGGTATAAGAACGGCATAAAAACGACAAGACGGACGGTCACCGGGTGCGTGTTTCAGGACGAGATGGAAACCGTTATCGTACAATGGTCACGTCGATGCCGCGGCGCCGAGCCTTCACCTTGATCGAGATCCTCGTCGTGATCGCCATTATCGCGGTCCTGGCCGGCATCGTGTTCCCCGTCTTCTTCCAGGCGAAAGAGGCCGCACGCAAGGACACGTGCCTTTCGAACCTCAAGCAGGTCGCGGCTGCCACCCTCCTTTACTGCTCCGCCTCTGACGACACTTTCCCTCTCGCCCAGACCGACGGGCCCGATCAAAGGTTCTGGGGAGACCTCGTTCAACCCTATGTCAAGGACTGGGGCGTCCTTCGGTGTCCCTCCGAAGCCCTCCCGTTCGCCACGGTCCCGCTCGGCCTGCACTCGTCGTCTTGGAACTACCACTACGCGCTCAACGACGTCCGGTCGGACGACGACCTTCCCTTAGGCGCCGCAGCCGCCGCCGGATCGACCGTCACCCGGCCGACTGAAACCGTCCTGTTCGTCGACGGCTGGCCTTTGAACGCCGATCCCGGCGACGGGAACGACGCCGACCGTCACGTCGTGAACTGGGTCTGGGGAGAGAGGGACTCGTCGCACCGGCCGACGGACGACGGGAATCCGCGACATCAGGGCCGGTTTTCGATCGCGTTCTGCGACGGGCACGTCGCGGTCCGGGCACGCGGCAAGAACGCGGACGGGACCTTTCAGAAGGGCACGCTCGATATCGAATGGGTCTGCGACGGGAGTCGCTGACCTGTTCAGGAACCGTTCGTCCGCCCGTCACGTTTTCGTCACGATGTCCGTCACGGTTCCCGTTATGGAGCCGTCACGCCTGCTGTCGGACAATGCCCCCATGCCGCCCAGAGCGGCTCTAGGACAAGGACATGAACAGCAAAACCAACTCGATGACGACCCTCCTTCGCACGACGATGCCCGTCGCCGCAGCTTTCGCCCTCGCCCTGCCCTCGCAGGCCGCGTTCGGCGAGAACTGGCGGACCGTGACCCTTAAGTTGGGCACGACCGAGCAGTACCTGCGCGACTATGTCGAAGGATCGGGCGTAGCGACCAACGCTCGCGGGCTCCAGGTCGGCGGCAACTGGGTCAACGGACTGATGCACGACGTCGACTTCGACAGCGCGGGCAACGAATACGCGATGGCGTCGTTCAACGACAACGGCATCTATAAGGTCAACGACGTGACGGGCGCCTGCAACCAGATCGCGACGATCGGAGGGATGCCCGAAGGCGACCTGACGTACAACCCGGTCAACAACAGGCTCTATGCGGCGGGCACGCTCGCGGGGACGTCGACGGTCTTCGAGATCGACCTGAACAACAACAACCAGGTCTCGACCTTCTGCACGGGAACGGGCTGGGACGACATCTCCGGACTCGCTTGTGACTCGCTCGGCAACATGTACGCCCTCGCGACGAACGCGAACGGCAACGGCATTCCCGACATCCTCAAGGTCACGGGTTCAGGATTCACGAACATGGGCACGCTGGGCGTGGGTTCAGGGGTCATCGCGGGGATGGATTACGACATCCACGACACCCTCTATGTCCTGACGGGCAGCGGGGCTCTCTACACGTTCAGCCCGACCAGCCCGAACAACGTGAACTTCGTGGACTTCGTGGCCAACTCGGACGGACAACCCTATACGGGACTCGCCGCCGTCACGCCCGAGCCTTGTTCGATGATCGGCCTCGGTGCCGCCGCCCTAGGGTTCCTGGCGCGGCGCCGCAACAAGGCGCGCGCCTGAGCCCTCCGTCCTCACTCTCCAACGGGCCCGGTCACTCCGGCCGGGCCCTTCCTCTCCGACGAACGCGACGTTTCCTTCACCGAGAACCATGAACACGACCACCTTCGCCTTGGCCCTACGGCCCCTCGTCACTCTGGCCCGCACCGGCGCCCTCACCCTCTTTGCCGCGTCCGCGTTGTCGGCGTCGGCTTCCGCGTCCCGTGCTCCCGCCGTCTTCGCCGCCGCCGATCAGATCGGTGGGCCAGGCTTCGTCGGGTGCAACGGAGACCTGAACGAAGTCAGTTCCGTCATGCCTGTCCTTTCGTCGGCCGCCATCGAAGAGTTCACGATGCCGACGAACGCCACGATGGTCACACAGGTCGACGTCGTCCTTCGGACGCCGCAAGGGGGTTCGTGGCCCACGGTCCAATTTTGGACGGTCTCGGTTTTCGCCAGCGTGAACCAGGCCGAGAACAGCGGCTCGGCGTTCTCGAGCGGTGCGGTCGCGACGACGTTCACGAATTCGGCGACGATGACGTACAACTACGCCCCCAACTGTGTGAGCGGGACGTCGAACGCCCTCTGCCAGGTTCCGGTCAACTTCGTGCTCCAACCGGGGCTGACCTACTGGGTCGTATGCGCACCGGTCACGAACGCGATGCCGACGCTTCGGCTTGCACGCTCGAACTACTCGGCAGGCTTCCCGAACGGTAACAACGGCGTCTGGATCAACCCGGACAACGGATGGGGCCTCGGGACGAGCGTGGCGACGAACGCGAACTCGGCGGTCCGCGTCATCGTTCAGTGACCTACGACCTCTTCTGTTCGACGGGCCCCTATGGCGGGGGCCCGTCGTCGTTTTCCGGCGGCTTTCCGACGGGCGACGTGAAGAGGAGCAGGGTTCCAAGGACGAGGATCTCGACCGCTTCGGTGACGAGTTGGAACGTCAATCGCACCGGATCCCAATTGTCCAGATACCTCCGCGTCGCGGGCCAAAGGAACGCGTTCAGCGTCACGGCCGCGATCACGGACTCCAGGAACAAGAGCACTGCTGCCGCCGTCCGGGATTGTCTGAACAGTCCGACCGAGAGGGCCAGAACGACGACGGCCGCCACGACGCCTGGCCAGGTGGCCGCGAACTGCTTGGCCGGCTCGTGGGTCCAGGCGTAGAAGTGGTTCCTTAAGGGCCCTGTTCCTTGAAGGACCGCGATCAACCCTGCCACCGTCCACATCCACGGCTTGACCGTTGTACGCCGGCCAGGACTCATGGTCCAAGGATACTGAGTCGCAGACCAAGCCGTGCCTTCCGCGGACCGTCTCGGACGATCCTTCCATTATTGGTCCGGAGCGTTCGTCCGTCTGGCGGCTTCCTCGCAAAGACGCGAGAGGGCCAAGGCAGCCTAGCGGTCAGAAAGCTCTTCAGTACTTCATCCGCACATAGACCGTGAACTGGACCACCGGTTCGCTGACGACGGGATTCACGACGTGGTCGAAGTCTTTGCCCGTCAGTCCGTTGAAGAAGAAGGTCTGCGGCTTCCTGGCGCGCTGGATGAGCATGTTCGGGCGCCAGCCGTCCATCTGCTCCGACTCTTGCGCCACGTACGAGTCGTACATGTCGGCGGGATAGTAAATGCTGAACTGTGGATTGGTCAGCCCCGAAGGCTGTCCCATCTTGACCCCGAACAACCGCTCCATGTCGTCCGACTTCCGTTTGAGGACGAGCGCGGCTTCCGCAAGGAGCTTGGTCTGCAAGGCGTCGATGTCCTTGACGACGTAGTCGACCTTGACCAGGTCGAAGACGCCGACCTTGGCCGCAGCCTCGATCAGGCCGTCGATCCCCCCTTTGTCCTTGTAGCGGACGAGGACGTTCTTTTTGACTTCGAAGCCGACGACGATCTCGCGCATCGTGTTGTCCGGCAACGCCTCGTAGCCGTAGATCCGGTTTTGAGCGACGAAGTCGACGTATCGGTCTTGCGGGCGGACTTTGAGACCGTTTAAACCTGATTCGAAGGCCTTTACGGTGTCGTCCATCTTCTTCCGAGCCTCTTCCAAGGTCTTACCTTCCGCGTTGACGCCGAACACGGCCACGTATTCGTCGGCCACGACGTTCATGAGCACGCTGGCTTCGACGAACTTCCCGTCCCCCGGCGCTCCCCTCTTCGCCAGTTCGTTGGCCCGGGCCGCTTCGACCCCTGACCGCGATTGCTGACGGTACGCGGCGCTGCCGCCCCCGACTTGGGCGAACGCGTGAGACGCGCACGTGACGACGAAGACGATGGCGAGAGAAACCGGTGTAAGCCCTTTCATTGTTGTGCCCTTGCTCGAAACCTGTCGCTCTTAGGGACGTGTCCGTCGCTCGATCGGTAACATACGACGTCAAGTTTCTCGAATCCGCGTCCACCCACGGGGTCAAGGCAAGAGGACGTCACGAATCGCCTGCCAACGGTAGCGCCAAACAGCTCCACGTTGTGCACAATACGACTCATGCCAGAGGCTGACAACGTCGTCACGCATACG
Above is a genomic segment from Armatimonadota bacterium containing:
- a CDS encoding prepilin-type N-terminal cleavage/methylation domain-containing protein → MPRRRAFTLIEILVVIAIIAVLAGIVFPVFFQAKEAARKDTCLSNLKQVAAATLLYCSASDDTFPLAQTDGPDQRFWGDLVQPYVKDWGVLRCPSEALPFATVPLGLHSSSWNYHYALNDVRSDDDLPLGAAAAAGSTVTRPTETVLFVDGWPLNADPGDGNDADRHVVNWVWGERDSSHRPTDDGNPRHQGRFSIAFCDGHVAVRARGKNADGTFQKGTLDIEWVCDGSR
- a CDS encoding SIMPL domain-containing protein; its protein translation is MKGLTPVSLAIVFVVTCASHAFAQVGGGSAAYRQQSRSGVEAARANELAKRGAPGDGKFVEASVLMNVVADEYVAVFGVNAEGKTLEEARKKMDDTVKAFESGLNGLKVRPQDRYVDFVAQNRIYGYEALPDNTMREIVVGFEVKKNVLVRYKDKGGIDGLIEAAAKVGVFDLVKVDYVVKDIDALQTKLLAEAALVLKRKSDDMERLFGVKMGQPSGLTNPQFSIYYPADMYDSYVAQESEQMDGWRPNMLIQRARKPQTFFFNGLTGKDFDHVVNPVVSEPVVQFTVYVRMKY
- a CDS encoding PEP-CTERM sorting domain-containing protein (PEP-CTERM proteins occur, often in large numbers, in the proteomes of bacteria that also encode an exosortase, a predicted intramembrane cysteine proteinase. The presence of a PEP-CTERM domain at a protein's C-terminus predicts cleavage within the sorting domain, followed by covalent anchoring to some some component of the (usually Gram-negative) cell surface. Many PEP-CTERM proteins exhibit an unusual sequence composition that includes large numbers of potential glycosylation sites. Expression of one such protein has been shown restore the ability of a bacterium to form floc, a type of biofilm.), translated to MNSKTNSMTTLLRTTMPVAAAFALALPSQAAFGENWRTVTLKLGTTEQYLRDYVEGSGVATNARGLQVGGNWVNGLMHDVDFDSAGNEYAMASFNDNGIYKVNDVTGACNQIATIGGMPEGDLTYNPVNNRLYAAGTLAGTSTVFEIDLNNNNQVSTFCTGTGWDDISGLACDSLGNMYALATNANGNGIPDILKVTGSGFTNMGTLGVGSGVIAGMDYDIHDTLYVLTGSGALYTFSPTSPNNVNFVDFVANSDGQPYTGLAAVTPEPCSMIGLGAAALGFLARRRNKARA
- a CDS encoding prepilin-type N-terminal cleavage/methylation domain-containing protein, producing MRQRAFTLIELLVVIAIIAILAAILFPVFAAAKESAKQTQCLSNAKQMGTGLYLYLQDDDDVLPMANYDKYFKGPPFTEFSWKEGAGVAGLTWADVLMPYMKNKQVFRCPTDASGLAHNPEPDGPTVPGELLSYALNYYFYRLDHDITLPDGTVSKFRGGISGGNIGEITTPASKIFIAESASNASYEIINPNRAHSPAGDKILDRHREGSVYVYADTHAHYHRMSKWWNDYTKAQWSDTLFAETLPCPQWFPYIQDSSEKW